In the Candidatus Ozemobacteraceae bacterium genome, one interval contains:
- a CDS encoding hemolysin family protein, translating to MTLFDGFVFLLLLGGSAFFSGSETALTSVSDVGLAPLAEKGNRRAAMALSLIASRGTVIGALLIGNNIVNTLLAVYAATVFDAMILNSPLPAWSAPVAASVLSITVLLIGGEVIPKNIAIRFSERITLWIAYPCHYLVKLLTPLLAILNLANRLVLFVIGTPQNRTGPSADELLALVRMSQKAGVIDPMERELIGRSMFLNETMAREIMIHRTQMCAISETASLEEARDIYTKELYSRLPVFRESLDQIVGILNIKEVVRFDHLRGSFRIPDVMSPPLFFPETARIGGIFDKMRQSRTHLAVVVDEFGTTSGIITLEDIVEQIFGEISDEYDQGAARIRWVNPRVFEAEGRTGISEIQAELKKKKLPPLSETLCEDVETLAGIALRQTGRIPASGEVFAVDGFRFHIRKATGQKIQVMSVRVPEPEPEKSPESDRGDADTPSGNGA from the coding sequence ATGACGCTGTTCGACGGGTTCGTCTTCCTCCTGCTCCTGGGCGGTTCGGCATTCTTTTCGGGGTCCGAAACCGCGCTGACATCGGTCTCCGACGTCGGTCTGGCGCCGCTGGCCGAAAAAGGGAACCGGCGGGCGGCCATGGCGCTCTCGTTGATCGCCTCCCGCGGCACGGTCATCGGGGCCCTGCTGATCGGCAACAACATCGTGAACACCCTGCTGGCCGTCTATGCGGCGACGGTCTTCGACGCGATGATCCTGAACTCGCCCCTTCCGGCATGGTCGGCGCCGGTCGCGGCGTCCGTCCTCTCGATCACCGTCCTGCTGATCGGCGGCGAGGTGATTCCGAAAAATATCGCCATTCGGTTCAGCGAGCGGATCACTCTCTGGATCGCGTATCCCTGCCACTACCTCGTCAAGCTGCTGACGCCGCTCCTGGCGATCCTGAATCTCGCGAACCGCCTGGTGCTTTTTGTCATCGGAACACCGCAGAATCGCACGGGGCCTTCCGCCGACGAGCTCCTCGCCCTGGTGAGAATGAGCCAGAAGGCGGGCGTCATCGATCCCATGGAGCGCGAATTGATCGGCCGGTCGATGTTCCTGAACGAGACGATGGCGCGGGAGATCATGATCCACCGGACCCAGATGTGCGCGATTTCGGAAACGGCTTCGCTGGAAGAAGCTCGTGATATATATACAAAAGAATTATATTCGCGCCTGCCGGTGTTCCGCGAAAGCCTCGATCAGATCGTCGGCATTCTCAACATCAAGGAAGTCGTTCGATTCGATCATCTGCGCGGATCGTTCCGGATCCCCGACGTGATGAGCCCGCCGCTCTTCTTTCCCGAGACCGCCCGGATCGGAGGCATTTTCGACAAGATGCGGCAGAGCCGGACGCACCTCGCGGTGGTGGTCGACGAGTTCGGCACGACGTCCGGCATCATCACGCTCGAAGACATCGTCGAGCAGATTTTCGGAGAGATCAGCGACGAATACGACCAGGGCGCCGCCCGTATCCGCTGGGTGAACCCGAGGGTGTTCGAGGCCGAAGGGCGGACGGGGATATCGGAAATCCAGGCCGAACTGAAGAAGAAAAAGCTTCCCCCGCTGAGCGAGACGCTGTGCGAAGACGTCGAAACCCTCGCGGGGATCGCCCTCCGGCAGACAGGGCGCATTCCGGCCTCCGGAGAGGTTTTCGCGGTCGACGGATTCAGGTTCCATATTCGCAAGGCGACGGGGCAGAAAATTCAGGTGATGTCGGTGCGGGTTCCCGAACCCGAGCCGGAAAAGAGCCCTGAGAGCGATCGCGGCGACGCCGATACGCCCTCTGGAAACGGCGCCTGA
- a CDS encoding MATE family efflux transporter, whose protein sequence is MASLVQGSVRATLFRTAFPMLAGTFAMTAYNFADTWFVARLGTLPLAAMGFTFPVVMLLTFTAGGIGTGVTTLTSHALGRQDRETASRLVSHGVLLTMLVAGALAVAGYLSIVPVFTRLGADAATLPLIGEYMRTWYLGAVTMALPMMGNGILISLGDSKAASSFMLLGPALNVVLDPIMIFGLFGCPALGIFGASLATVLSQLASTVWLFHLLSVKHHLLDFGLWKGGGVLASWRQILGFAVPSIISMMLMPVSSAVITGLISRFGNEAVAACGAASRIEMFAFVIPMALGISLTPFVSQNFGARRLDRIMEAKSLSTRFALAYGAIVAAIFSLGAPLIAAFFTDDPKVAGILISYVRIIAWGYGMMEVHRYCGFILTGMHRPASATALNALRILVLLLPLSFVGAWYGGVRGVFAGRLATDLVVGSVGLFWVTRIVRSVQPRIA, encoded by the coding sequence ATGGCCAGCCTGGTTCAGGGAAGTGTCCGCGCGACATTGTTTCGCACGGCTTTCCCCATGCTGGCCGGCACCTTCGCGATGACTGCCTACAACTTCGCCGACACCTGGTTCGTGGCCAGGCTCGGAACGCTGCCGCTCGCCGCGATGGGGTTCACGTTTCCCGTCGTCATGCTGCTGACCTTCACGGCGGGCGGCATCGGCACGGGGGTCACGACGCTGACGTCGCACGCGCTGGGCCGCCAGGACCGGGAGACGGCATCCAGGCTGGTTTCGCACGGGGTTCTTCTGACCATGCTCGTCGCGGGCGCGCTGGCGGTTGCAGGCTATCTGAGCATCGTGCCCGTCTTCACGCGACTCGGGGCTGATGCCGCGACGCTGCCGCTCATCGGCGAATACATGCGCACGTGGTATCTCGGCGCCGTGACGATGGCGCTTCCCATGATGGGAAACGGCATTCTCATCTCGCTCGGCGATTCAAAAGCCGCGAGCAGCTTCATGCTCCTGGGACCGGCGCTCAATGTCGTTCTCGATCCGATCATGATCTTCGGACTTTTCGGATGCCCTGCTCTGGGAATATTCGGCGCCTCTCTCGCCACCGTCCTTTCGCAGCTTGCTTCGACCGTATGGCTCTTTCATCTGCTGTCCGTGAAACACCACCTTCTCGATTTCGGGCTCTGGAAGGGTGGCGGAGTTCTCGCCTCGTGGAGGCAGATTCTTGGTTTCGCCGTTCCGAGCATCATCAGCATGATGCTCATGCCCGTCTCGTCGGCCGTCATCACCGGGCTCATCAGCCGTTTCGGGAACGAGGCGGTCGCCGCCTGCGGCGCCGCGAGTCGCATCGAGATGTTCGCGTTCGTCATTCCCATGGCGCTCGGAATCTCGCTGACCCCCTTCGTCAGTCAGAATTTCGGCGCCCGCCGGCTGGACCGGATCATGGAGGCGAAGAGCCTGTCGACGCGGTTTGCTCTGGCATATGGTGCGATCGTTGCGGCGATCTTCAGCCTCGGAGCTCCGCTGATCGCCGCTTTCTTCACCGATGACCCGAAAGTGGCGGGAATCCTGATCTCCTACGTGCGCATTATCGCCTGGGGCTACGGCATGATGGAGGTCCACCGATATTGCGGCTTCATCCTCACGGGCATGCATCGTCCCGCCTCGGCGACGGCGCTGAACGCCCTCCGAATCCTCGTGTTGCTTCTGCCGTTGTCGTTTGTCGGGGCGTGGTACGGCGGCGTCCGCGGCGTTTTTGCGGGGCGCCTGGCGACCGACCTGGTCGTCGGGAGTGTCGGGCTGTTCTGGGTGACGAGGATCGTTCGTTCCGTGCAGCCGAGGATTGCATAA
- a CDS encoding LysM peptidoglycan-binding domain-containing protein — MKNRTLSVILLSGLLALHLQASPLAAQEYPDAYDLDVVSTAPPGRDVPLIDPSSVGIGGNDDSSDETIAFVSGEGGYDASIEADGMEEDDAAPTASSGDSGGSQSYTIRKGDTLGSISRKFYGSTKYWKKIAAANGISNPAALKVGRKIVIPSVGKTVTKRKRPARSYAPPAIETRTVTPPALQLPPVTGGNDQVLYSDKGLPPVILPGTEKKTDDSRRMVNFDGMTGLVHTIAAYPLGKGKFSTAFGVIWNKIVKRDGTRLVNGEDGDYYQFPIALTYSAEDFEIGMQLPFESYDIYAPITYNFRDGTDSGMGDASLRLKFSSQNENMASCLGFGAIFPTNDRAIGNTENDNAWELFGGVSTKRKEGGNFHLNCGYEAGSGNTAHEGVFVNVGFEYLANESFSFMGEVNAYNRVNNGRSTDLTLGLRYFVKEGMALTLAAPISLSNDMFFGYDYRLEGQLQYHY; from the coding sequence ATGAAGAACCGCACGCTCAGTGTCATTCTGCTCTCCGGACTTCTCGCCCTGCACCTCCAGGCATCGCCCCTGGCGGCGCAGGAATACCCCGACGCATACGATCTGGACGTCGTATCGACGGCCCCGCCCGGGCGCGACGTCCCTCTCATCGATCCTTCCTCCGTGGGAATCGGCGGCAACGACGATTCCTCGGACGAAACGATCGCGTTCGTCTCCGGCGAGGGCGGCTACGACGCTTCGATCGAGGCCGACGGCATGGAAGAGGATGATGCCGCCCCCACCGCTTCCTCCGGCGATTCCGGCGGCTCGCAAAGCTATACGATCCGGAAAGGCGACACGCTCGGCTCGATTTCGCGCAAGTTCTACGGCTCGACGAAGTATTGGAAGAAGATTGCGGCCGCGAACGGCATCAGCAACCCCGCGGCGTTGAAAGTCGGCCGCAAGATCGTGATTCCTTCCGTCGGCAAGACCGTGACGAAGCGGAAACGCCCGGCACGGAGCTATGCGCCGCCGGCCATCGAAACGCGGACCGTCACGCCGCCGGCCCTCCAGCTGCCCCCCGTCACGGGCGGCAACGACCAGGTGCTCTACTCGGACAAGGGCCTGCCGCCGGTCATTCTGCCGGGCACCGAGAAGAAAACCGATGATTCGCGGCGGATGGTCAACTTCGACGGCATGACGGGCCTGGTGCACACCATCGCCGCCTACCCCCTCGGCAAGGGCAAGTTCTCGACGGCGTTCGGCGTAATCTGGAACAAGATCGTCAAGCGCGACGGCACCCGCCTCGTGAACGGAGAAGACGGCGACTATTACCAGTTCCCGATCGCCCTCACCTACTCGGCTGAGGACTTCGAGATCGGCATGCAGCTGCCATTTGAATCCTACGACATCTACGCCCCGATCACCTACAACTTCCGCGACGGAACCGACTCGGGCATGGGCGATGCGTCGCTCCGCCTCAAGTTCTCCTCGCAGAACGAAAACATGGCCTCGTGTCTCGGCTTCGGCGCGATCTTCCCGACAAACGACCGCGCGATCGGCAACACCGAGAACGACAACGCCTGGGAGCTGTTCGGCGGCGTCTCGACCAAGCGCAAGGAGGGCGGCAACTTCCACCTGAACTGCGGTTACGAGGCCGGATCGGGGAACACCGCTCACGAGGGCGTCTTCGTGAACGTTGGGTTCGAGTATCTCGCAAACGAGTCGTTCTCGTTCATGGGTGAAGTGAACGCCTACAACCGGGTCAACAACGGCCGCAGCACCGATCTGACGCTCGGCCTGCGGTATTTCGTGAAGGAAGGCATGGCCCTGACGCTGGCAGCTCCGATCTCGCTCAGCAATGACATGTTCTTCGGCTACGACTACCGGCTCGAAGGCCAGCTGCAGTACCACTACTAA
- a CDS encoding PhoH family protein, giving the protein MKKTFVIDTNVILHSHQALFSFKDNDLVIPLGVIEELDRFKGFNDERGREARSASRELDSLRQKGRLYEGIPLPSGGSIQVLLDSEMEIPYGFDKGKVDNRILACALFLKKQGRHVIFVSKDINARIKADALGVITEDFKTNKIDIDELYTGWRELILPAKEIEKFLAEKTLEYAGDDLYLNEFVLLKAAENENKTALGKFCGQTKKIIPLYHQSARPWGVEPANLQQKFATELLLCNEISLVSLVGRAGTGKTLLALACGLQKTIDEHVYRKLLVSRPIMPLGKDIGFLPGSKDEKLSHWMQPIFDNLEFVMDKLYNNSDDVDKKIKFLIESQKVQIEAITYIRGRSIPKQYLIVDEAQNLTPHEVKTIVSRAGDGTKVVLTGDPYQIDNPYLDSSSNGLNFIIEKFKNNALFGHIILNKSERSSLSALASELL; this is encoded by the coding sequence GTGAAAAAAACGTTCGTCATCGACACCAATGTCATCCTTCACAGCCATCAGGCGTTGTTTTCCTTCAAGGACAACGATCTCGTCATTCCGCTCGGCGTCATCGAAGAACTCGACAGATTCAAGGGATTCAACGATGAGCGAGGCCGCGAAGCCCGGTCGGCGTCGCGCGAGCTCGATTCCCTGCGCCAGAAAGGGCGATTGTACGAGGGCATCCCGCTTCCCTCGGGCGGAAGCATCCAGGTCCTGCTCGACAGCGAGATGGAGATCCCGTACGGCTTCGACAAGGGCAAGGTCGACAATCGCATCCTGGCCTGCGCGCTCTTCCTCAAGAAGCAGGGCCGGCACGTCATTTTCGTCAGCAAGGACATCAACGCCCGCATCAAAGCCGATGCGCTCGGCGTCATTACCGAGGATTTCAAAACCAACAAGATCGATATCGACGAACTGTACACCGGCTGGCGGGAGCTGATTCTTCCGGCCAAGGAAATCGAGAAATTCCTGGCGGAAAAAACGCTGGAGTATGCCGGCGACGATCTGTATCTCAACGAGTTCGTGCTTCTGAAGGCCGCCGAGAACGAGAACAAGACGGCCCTCGGCAAGTTCTGCGGCCAGACGAAAAAGATCATCCCGCTGTATCATCAGAGCGCCCGGCCCTGGGGCGTCGAGCCGGCGAACCTTCAGCAGAAGTTCGCGACCGAGCTGCTGCTGTGCAACGAGATCAGCCTGGTGTCGCTCGTCGGGCGCGCCGGAACCGGAAAGACTCTCCTGGCGCTCGCCTGCGGCCTCCAGAAGACGATCGACGAGCACGTGTACCGCAAACTTCTCGTCAGCCGGCCGATCATGCCGCTCGGCAAGGATATCGGCTTCCTGCCCGGCTCGAAGGATGAAAAGCTGAGCCACTGGATGCAGCCGATCTTCGACAACCTCGAGTTCGTGATGGACAAGCTGTATAACAACTCCGACGACGTCGACAAGAAGATCAAGTTCCTGATCGAGTCGCAGAAGGTGCAGATCGAAGCCATCACCTACATCCGCGGCCGGAGCATTCCGAAGCAGTATCTGATCGTCGACGAGGCGCAGAACCTCACGCCGCACGAGGTGAAAACGATCGTCAGCCGCGCCGGCGACGGCACGAAAGTCGTTCTCACCGGCGATCCCTACCAGATCGACAACCCATACCTCGACAGCTCCTCGAACGGCCTGAACTTCATCATCGAGAAGTTCAAGAACAACGCCCTTTTCGGCCATATCATCCTCAACAAGTCGGAACGGTCGTCGCTGTCGGCGCTCGCGTCGGAACTGCTATGA